Sequence from the Primulina huaijiensis isolate GDHJ02 unplaced genomic scaffold, ASM1229523v2 scaffold37775, whole genome shotgun sequence genome:
ACCGAACCAAATTACCGATCGAACTCGGTATAGGCCCCGAGAATCGGTTTCCACCCAAGCTTAGCACGTCCAGTTGGGTCAATTTACTAATGTTGTGAGGTATAGGACCCGATAGTTTATTGTTTTCGATATAAACATACAGAAGTTTTGGGAGGCTAAACAGAAAAGAAGGGAAAGGGCCACTTAAGTTTTTAAGATCCATGAGATAGACTCCATCCAGAAACTGTAGTTTCGAAAGTGAAGGCGAAATGGTACCAGATAAAGTAGTGGTTGCATTGTTGGGTTGGCCAGCAATGGACATAGCCGTGACCCGTTGGCCGCTGAGGCAGGTGACGCCTAACCATGTGCAGCAGTCTGTTCCTTTCTTCCATGAGGAGAGCATACCAGACGGGTCGGCCCGAATTCCCGACTTGAAATCCAGCAACCCGATCTCATCGTCCACATGGCATCTTGCTGCTGAGGCTGTGAGTGTTAGGCTGAGTATTAGAGTTAGAGTAGCGAATAATTTGAAGAGAGGTGAAAGAGAAGGCATATTGGTCGTACACGGAGAGACCAGGGTATTGGCAAAATAGCTGTTTTTAAAAGGAGATCTTAATTATCACTCGTTCAAAAAACCATGTGCTGTTATCGAGTTTGTACGAAGGTTCTAAAAAAACGTGAAGAGTCTCGACATATGGATATCGAGCTTTaagttttttcaaatttaagtgAGATTAGTACAGACTTAAACGTGAAAAAACGTTTTTTATCTTtggtgtaattgtaattatctcaaatcaataaatagataaaataatacataaatattataaatttaagtctgatgcattaattctcatatttataaaaacataaaaatctcaaaattacaatctttatttgtttttacaaCTAAACCACattaaaaaatactaaatatttGTCGAATCATTCTTAGATACACTTAATcacaattaaattttaaaataaacatctaaattataaatctaatttattattttaaaataaaaagacataccttcaaattaaaaaattaaaaataaacagatacgattaattgtgcttaaatacgcttaattaaacattttaattacGTTTAATTTGGTCAAATTATAGTTTGACCGCTTTTCTTGGAAACGGACGTTTTTGTCGAGCTTCAAACTTAAATACGCTTAAGCTCATTTTTTAAAACACTAGTTTTTATGCCCTTATAACAAAAGAACGACGAACAATAAATCATTGTTGGTTCGACTCGACTGAGAACCGATCATTAGACCATAACCAAAAACTATTGTACCGGTCAGACCCAAGTTTggcaaaaattgaattttactttatttattaATGATTTGAAGATCGGAAAAGTGGAGCTTGTCTCCACAAATTTGTCAAATAGTGCAGCTAATTATCATTGTTTTTTTTACAGGTGGGAGGCACAAAATAGTCGAAGGCCACTTAGGAGTTCGGACCAATTAATGAACTGCAACTCAATCCATGTGGGAAAAAATCcttcatataatttatttgaattaattttaatttttgaaaactatTTTTTTGCTGGCTCGTGCCTGttggttttatatatttttttacgtgGACACTTGATCCCGGTGGTGTGAATGAATTTTGAGTTGTCAAATAAATACGTTAGAAATGGGACTTTTTGCTAATGCActacataaaagaaaaaaattgacgTCTAGCTTTCTTAATCTTTGACGACAATGGTAGGTAGTGCGCGATTAAAGCAGACCCAATATATTTAGGTATAGTTTGGATTTTGATACATTTGataaatgaataattaataagttTTCATGTTTCGTACAATTTTTAAAggataggtctcttgtgagacggtctcacgaatctttatctgtgagacgaatcaatcctaccgatattcacaataaaaagtaatactcttaacataaaaagaaatattttttcatggatgacccaaataaaagattcgtctcacaaaatacgacccgtgtgACCGTCTtatacaaatttttgtcatttttttaaaagcccAATAAACTCGCATGCATCCGAACCTAAATGCTCGCCCCTCGCATGTGCAAAAATATCTTAGTAAtcatgaaataataaaaatttattatgataaaaatgatattgaCATTATAATCCAACagacaaattaaatatttttttttattaaaatcataccaaaagaTTCAATATTTTATCATAACATCTTACTTATCCTCAATTTATCATTTTACTATATATCATACACTCATATCCTACGCATAAAACCATGCTTagttattaaattaatattctaattataaaaatttaacaatttataaaaaaatttgacggTAATTATAATACTTGATTAAATAAAAGACAAATGTGGAAGTTGTAGGAAAAACAAATGAGAATAAAGCATACGGTAAGTTTTTACATCTTTCTTATTTTTAGGGTTAATTTTGAAAATCCTGTTTATTATATATGATCAGTGTGCCACTTTTCATTGAATACCATATCCATCCATGTCAAAAAAAGTGAAGGACGGGTGGAGTGGCCAATTTGATGACTCCTGGATCGTGGCCAAATTAGAAACATATTCCAAACtggtttgaaaataaaaatttatgtacATTTGTGTGGTCCCTCCAACAGCTGAAGAAGATGAGTACAGATTAAATTAAAGCAGCTAAAACACAACAAAAGTTGTCCAAAATTTGCTTCAACTAGCATAAAAATGGTTGGTATATCACAGATTTCATCTCATGTTACCCTCCCGCAGAACGTCTATCATGTTGAATATCCTCTTGTCTGAATTTGATTTAACCTGTATACACGAAACACTCTATATTTGAATATACCCACAGGAGAATAAAACCGCGTGCAATAAAGAAAAGTTAAAGCTCTTATGAGTATTTTGGCGATAACACCGTGTGACGAAACAAGCTACTAAGTGCAGAAGTTAAATGAGTGGTTGTGTGCTGATTAAATTAGAAATGAGCATGCTAAGAGAGTTCGAGTGACATTGATAGAGAAGAAAATTAAGGCTAGACATTCGAGTTGGTTTAGTTGTATTCAATGTTGGTACCGAGATGCACATACTGAGTGATGAAAGCAGATACAGATCGCAGAACCATTAGGAAGATGGAGTTGCTAAGAATGGAGTAATTGATTTGGGATCACTAGTTAACGGATATGATACAAGTTCATCAAATCGAACACTAGCTAAAGAAATTTTAAGAATTACCTTCTTGGCAAGAAAAAGAATTGCATCCACAGTACCTTCTGCATAGATTGATCTACCACAAACATTGTGCTGAAACTCAAAGGAAACACTTTTCCCCAcgtatgtatttttttaaaaaaggggGGAAAAAGCAAAAACAGTAAATAAGGAGAGTGAATGGagaatatataatattacactTGAAAGTAAATGAGATCAAATAGAAATGACGAGTCAACTGAAGATATTTACGTGCCGTCAGGTGATGACAGATGATACATGTGAAATGCATGACCAGATAAATGCTCTTCCGGGACTCCCACCATCTCGGTTTGTAACTTTGGGTCTCGAATTTGCAATACCTGATAGGACCAGAAAATAAGAATTGTTTATGAAAACATCATTCAAGTCCCTATCGAGAGAAGACAGCTGCCAACCCTGGTTTTCCAGGGTAATAAGATAATGCTAACTAGTTTTTAAGTAAACAGAGTAAAAGGATCTCGAGCAACAACGAAATTCGCTAATCAACAACTCTACAGGTAAGGAAAGAGGTTGGATCGTGAAGGATGGATTCCACACTTCTTCTACTCATACCTCTCGAagtatggtttttttttttttttttgtacaacTCCAAGTATGGTTCTTCGATATGCTTCTTGTTCACTTACAGATCTCCTATCACACTTCATTCCTCAACTTACACCGTGATATCTTCCTATTGGTTTCAGTTTCTAGTGggtaaatatatcaaaacaataaATCAATCCTTCTAcctaaaaaagaaagagaggaTAGAAAAGGTACAGGTATGCCAGCCAGCTGCCTATGAATTATCTAGGTCACAATTATTGGATCATTGAACTTGATAATGGAAAGAGTTGCAAAAAGATTATTTTGCCACAAATATGTTAGCTTCATTCTACGTATAATTATAACTCAAGACAAACTTCACGCAAAAGCAAAAAGTCACCAAATCCAAATCAGAACACAGTGAAGCAACAAAAAGACTAAACATGCAAGACTTTTCTTTACACGTTGAATTTAATTTGTGCCAAAGGGATAACTAGGTGCTAATTTCCTCAATGACTTGACCTCCATTTccataaaaaaacaataattattattatatctcCATAACTTCTCACCTGATCTAGTTCGTAGGAAACTCCAAGTTTCTGAAAGCAAGAGATAACATCCTTGGCAGTTCCAGAAATGTCCAATTTACTTGCTTGATGGGACTCCATCACCTTGTATAAAATTTGAGTGTaagaatatatgtttatttcaaCTAGAAAACAGATTACAAGGTAAAAGACTGAGAAAAAGTAAGACCATTAAGTTGAGGTAAATACGTATTAACAGGAATGATGGTAAAACCAAGAACTCAAGATCAATGGTGACACGATGAAAGGCTTCAGATTGCTTATGCACCAACCCTATACTACTCGAATCTTATCGTTGAGAGTACAGAAAATATACCTCTAACTTATACCCAGAAAATGCTCCAGAAAATTGTTCTGCCATAATTTTCATGGCTGCAAGAAATGCTACCACGAAAACTTATGCACCAACCCTATACTATTAAAATCTTATCATTGAGAGTACAGAAAATATACCTCTAACTTATACCCAGAAAATGCTCCAGGAAATTGTTCTGCCATAATTTTAATGGCTGCAAGAAATGCTACCACCTACGAAAGGTCAGGTAAACAAGTTTTAAAATGCAATAAAAGTATACGAGTCCGAAGTCAAATAAATTCTTAGCACCTGTTTTCCCATTTGAGGTGAGATCACAGCATAAACCTTTGAGTCCTCCACAGTTTTATAGAGCAGTTCCCTGTCTCCTCCAGTGGTTCCTATCACAAAGGGTACCCCAACTTTGCAATATAGAGCAGCATTTTCTGTTTACCGCATCAAGATAACACAAAATTATCAGATTTCAGGATAACAGCAAGAGCAGcaaaatcattaaaatttcaaatttattaaacaCCCTCAACCATCTCAAAGTCAGAAGTATAAACACTAAACGAAATCAAACATTACTATGAAAAGAAATAAGAGTGTTTACCATTAACAGCAGTCGGAACAGTATAGTCGACGACGATCAAATTCGGGTAATCATCAAATGTAGAAGCCAGAATCTTTTCTCTATCCGTATGACCATGCACTTCAATCTGTTTTCCACCGGCATCCACGATTTTTCCAGCGTCATCTGGACCTCCTAATGCCACAGGCACAGGATCAAGTCCAGCAGATATAGCTGCCTCAAGAACAGCCCTTCCCATTTTTCCTGTACAACCGTTCACCTGCAACAAACATTGTGTGGacccatttatatgctaaatgtgAATAACGTTCTTCGACACAACAAGGATTTACCATGACAGGAATCCCAACATTTTTTGATACAGCCGAATGAGACAATGCCACAGATTGAACTGAGGCACCTGACATAGTCACGAAAAGCTTTCGACTGTGGCCAGACCTAATTCCTACTGAGCTTTCAAGCCGCGAGAAAGAAGACGGAAGGGGTAGATTACTGAGCTGCGAAATTGCATAGGTGATATTTAGCGAGGTATCAGCCAGGAAAGCCATTAACGACCTGGGTGACGGACTGCGTGGAGTTTGGAGAGGAAGGAGAACAAGGGCAGCACAGCAGGGTTTTTTGTGTATGCACAAAGGGCGACCAGCAATTTCTGTAGTTACtccatttttattatattatcttGTTTTTTCGGCCGCCTAATCTGGGTGACTTTTaagctttttattttttaattaataattaatactaatcttgatcaaaaataaaattttattatatcaatAGTCCAAACTTTATTGTACTAATTAATATTCTACAAATTTAATGTTCTCAATGTGAAAATTTGATggataaacaaataattatttttacttttaatgtATCAGTCTGTAAATCATGTTAGATAAGTAAGACACATTTGACAAAATTTGTACAACATACTCAtccaataaaaatgttataacaaaaatcaaattcatcacCACTAACCAAATACTTACTTAACTCGTTCCCTTTATAGGGAGTTTAAACATAATTAAGCAGTGTTAAAACATTATGTCTACATAAACTATTGttattgttgatattattttaaaaacttcctcatcttttaaaaaaaaaaaaactcgttattttttaaaaaataattgtttccaccgacaaattatttcaaaatcataaatttaaacGTATACAATGATTTTACAAATGTTGAACATGGTAGTATATATCTTCTTTTCAACAAATTAATCGAATAATTGTGTGAGTTGGATGAAATGATAAACAATCTGGGATATAGAGATGATAAATgataacataataaattaagtttGTAACATTTGAGTTTATTATATAATGAAATAAAGACATGTAATCAACAAATGTCTTATTAAGATAAGATCATAATACCACCTCTTAGGTTGATACCGACGTAAAGTCACCTCTTAGGTTGATACAGTGTAACCTCGTAATTCCATTTTCTTCACGTAAACGTGCAATACGTacgtatatatattatatatatgtataaagcACCAGCATGAACATGATTCTTGAAACTAGTATCCAATACGCGAACGGGTATTGAACAGAAAACATGGAGCCAAGGCTGAACAAATCTTGGTTCGAACTCTCAGCATATGAATGAACACATACAAATGAGAGAAATGCGTTGGATAGCGAGAAACTGAACATATTTTGCTGCCCAAAGCAACAGCTGCACCATATCACGGCAAAGTATGCTACACCAGGTGAAAACCCTTCATTCGCCATGGGGCCGAAACAATCCACCGGGTTTATTTTATAGACATTCCCTCATTTCACAGAGAGAGTTTAGGCCTCTAGACTTTGTTAACCAAATCTTTAATAAAATCATCTAGAAGGGTAGTAATTAATAGTCACGCAAATCATGTCGTCGTGACCTAGAACGACTGACGTTATCCAACGTGGATAAATGAAATCTGTGGCTGCGGCTGTAATCGATACCATCGTTGTACACGGTTGGGTGGGGGTGGCGTTCAGATACATCAAAGGGAACTGGAAAATCAGAAAAAACTTACAAATGTAAGTAATCGTTACAGATCTATAAAGAATCCAATAAAACAAGCAAATCAATGAGGGGAAAAATTATTCATCACCTCGCCCATGATTACTTCTGTGCTCCGGAAAATGGCGTGATGTTGGTAATCCCATAGATTGTGGTGAGAATTCCCCATGATTACCTGGTAGAGGATGTGGCCTCGGTTTGAAAGGAGAATTAACAGTGGGTGACGTCGGTATTTGTAAACTCACAGATGGCTTGTCTTGGCCAGAAATCTGTCGCACAAAATGGAATTCGTCACTGCTGCTCATTATAAAGCAACTATTAGAAATTAGGCTACCGGTTGTCCTCATGCCCCCAACGAGTGTGGCATCTAAATATGTGCAAGCTTCTTTATGTCATTTAGAAGTAAAAAATTGTCCTTACGGAATCAAAAGAAAAGCCAGATACCAAtcttgaagaaaaaataaatgaaaggaATATTCAGAATTTCCAAACTCTTGCCAAGAGGCTTACCCCAAACTTCAATGTTTTCTTGTAGAGTGTCACTAGACCGGAGAAAAGCTTGACAGCATACTCTGCAATCTCTTCTGACTCATATTCAGCAAATGCAAAGCCTTTTGGCTTGCCAGTTTCCTTGTCTCGGGGGATATGCAACTCCACAACACGGCCAGCTTGAATGAGAATATCATACAGTACCCTTTCACCCACTCTATCATCAATGTTTCCTGGACAAGCACTTCAATGACTATTAGTTTTCAAACAAGACCAACTTCGACCAAGAAAGCGGAAAGCAAAAATTTAAAGGTGTGAATTATTCTAAATGTAAGTCTATTCTTTCTCCCAACGCATCAATGAAAACACGGATTTCTATTAGCCGTATTCTCATCGAAATCAAACAACGTGAGTGGGACGATATGGGAAGGAACGGGCATCAGAATCGAAAATATGATCCGTACTCATGCCTATGCCAATTATTCGGAGATGAATAATGATCAACCCAGAGCAAGGTAACACTGCCATATGGTGGTCTTTTCAGGGGGGTGGACAACTTACAATATATCCATTGGCAACAGTGGGTTGAATTAAGCTCTCATGCACTGGTCTTTCACCACTTCTTCGGCTTTACGGCCTAACCCCACTTGGCGTGTaagattaaaaagaaaaaggaaaagacTTCCCTTTCTAAACTTCAACATGAATTGAAACTTTACTAGATAAAAATTTCAGTTCGTTTTCTTTTTCAGAATTAGAACAAACAAAAGATAGAGCATCAGTCACAATTACCAAATCTCCGAAAACCAATTAAGCAACTAATGACGGAAACTACGTCTTCAATATAAACTGTACAAAAGAAATTACAAAGGCAACGAAAGGGTTTCAAACTACGAATGCCCTAATAATTATTTCCAGCCAAACCAAATTGAAAACACAAGCGATCGGGTCATAACTCACCAATATATATGGAGGAACTCGAGTTGCTAGCCATGATTTGTGGAAGAAACAGCAGCAATTTCTGAATGTACGGAGTTATCGGATGAGACCCGAAGAGTGAGGAGCGTGGTGTGCGATCCGACAACGTATTGTGGATTGGATTGGATTGGATTGGATTGGATTGGACATGGAAGACAAGTGGGCCATTTGGTAAAGTAAAGTACGGGCCTGTCATTAGGCCTTTTGGGTTTAGTATAGTCCATAAGGTCCCAATTATGGGTTGGGTTTCCCCGAAATTCAATAAAagcttcaatatttttatttaaaatataaatttgtttataaagTTACCATATTTATGATTATTAGTCTCTTATTTCCTATCGtcgatttgttttttttattcaaattcatTTTGTATTATTCACAGATCGAAACTCACAGACCTAATCATCACTGAAGGTGGAAAAGTTCCACGTCCCAAGAACCCAGCAGGTTcagaaatacaatatatattttatgaagCTCACacgtatatatatagatttaaaatatattacattCAATTTTGTTTGCAATTCTAAAACAAAGTAGGtctacggtctcacgaatatttatatgtgagacatgtcaatcctatcgatatttacaataaaaagtaatactcttagcataaaaagtaatactttttcatagatgactcaaataagatacgcgtctcacaaaatacgatccgtgaaaccgtctcacacaaatttttgtctttctaaaaaaattataattcctTAAATAAATGATGTAATAGTTTTCCAAGTCGGCAAAATAATATGTATTATATAAATTTGATACTTAATTTATGGAACTTATGATATATaaataagaaagaaataaaTCTGAGCCGAATTCATTGCAAATCAGCGACGCCATTATCGCATTTCTTGTGTTAGTCTCCATTTTTCCGGCAAGAAAGTGGGCTCTTTTCGTCTTTGTATTTTCCCTCTTTGTTGTTGTTACTGTCTTTTCCTTTCACCTGAATGAAACCATTTGCTGGGTGGCGACTGCCGTAAAATTTCATATTCGAGGACAATCAGACGCCTACTACAACTACAACATCCGCggtttgatattttattatatattaattgataAAGGCGTAACTTTCAGTGGAGGCAATCCCTCAATTCCGTTACAGTACGACGGAAGCAGCAAGATCAATTCCTTTTTCTCTCTTCTAATCAGTTGATTCAGATACAGCTTTCGAGTGTAGACATCGGATTGGCGATTTTGAGTTTCAACAATTTCCAGGACCTGATTTGGAATCAGGGGATTTAGGTGAAACAAATTGTTTTCTTCTTATTCAGATCGTTTTCTTTCAATCTTCCAGCTCTATCTTGCCTATCTGGATCGCTAAATCAAACCCTTTTGTTTTGTCGGTCAATTCATTTCCCTCGATTTGATTCTAGCCATCAAGACTATTACAAGATTTTTCTTGAACATCATAGTTGTTGAGCTCCGATAGATTTTGGTTTCATATGTAGTGGTTTAAACTGTACCACACACATCATCAGGCATCAGCCTCTTGTGAAATTTATTCGTGGTTCATAAAGTATCCTTGATAGAATCCATAGCAGTATGAAGAAAATTATAGTTCCTGGTTATGCAAATGCGGGGACTTGCTTAATTTGTTTTATCAGTGCATGGAAATTTTGATCTTAATCCTACTATGATCTATTTTCATTTCCATTGGTTTATTTTATTCATTGTCACGGCTGATTTTACCTTTGAAATACATGGTGTTTGATTCCACGCAAGCAATTGAATCTTAGAACTTATGTTGTGTAATTCAACGTTTTCATTGTTCAGGCTAGGAAATTGAGACTTTTTTCTCGATGTCCACCTTTTAAACCCCTTTTTGACCCGGGAGACAGGGCTATTGTCTACCccgattgatttttttttttttggcaattcTTCATGTAATTTTCATCAATTCAAGTTTCACCCCCAAAAATGTTTCACTGCCCCCTTTCCTGCCCTGGTTAACTTCACTGGAATTCTTACGTCCAACTTTCCCCTGTTTAGTTTAAATTATCTTTATCATTACGATTAAAATAGCTCCTTTGACTTTCGTTGTAGGATATTACTGGTGTTTTTTTTATGGTAGAAGGGTTCTCTGATAGCAGCACTTGGACTTGATGTGCAATGCAGAGGTCACGCAGAGCTCTTCTACAAAGAAGAGCTTTGGAGAAGGCTATTTATGGACGAAACCAATTATATAAGGTTTCTCTTTCTTTTGTAATTGTTCTATGGGGTCTTGTGTTCCTCTTGAATATATGGATTGGACATGGTGATGGTCGAAAAGGTCAGTATTCGTCTTGAAGAACTCTTTTACTGATTACAAGTACGAACATTTTCAATTCACGGGTTTGAAGCTGATAGTTACTTGTTGTGGAGCAACTATTGTTCAGTTATTTGTACGGTCAGCTATGTGGCACAAGAGTCTAAATGTAACGCTTGATATGTTATTCTGGTTTGACTACTTTGAGTTTTACCATTACTATGAGTTATAATTTTAATAGTAGTGGTAAATGCTTGGTTTCACACATCATACAAGTTGTATGTTGTCTAACTTCAAAGTTTGTTGCCGTggttatattgatttttttatcaaGATTGTTGAAATTGTTATTGTATGCATGATGTATTTGTTTTCAACAACTGAACTTTGCTTGCCTTCTGGTGGATGTAGATGAATATCTAGAACTTTCTTTTGATACAAGAACAAGGAATGAAGACAAAGAGGCGTGTGATGGGGATTCAAATTCTGTATTACATGAGAATAGGCATCACTCGGAGGGAACTGAATCTGAAGTTTGCTTTGTTAAGTCATCCGTTAGTGATACGGAAACAGTTTTCAGTAATGTTGAAAAACAGGATACATTGGAAAGTATAAGCCCCGAGTCTGAATCTGcactaaatttaaatttacccTCATATTcagaaaaggaaaaacataaaaatgatCGGTCATTACATACAGCAACAATTGGCCTCGATGAATTTAGGAACAAAGCATTGAGTTCTAGAAGTAGATATCTTAGTGACGAGTCTGGAAGCATTATGCATAGAGTGGAGCCTGGGGGAACAGAATACAATTATGCTTTGGCATCAAAAGGAGCAAAGGTCTTGTCTTACAACAAGGAAGCTAAGGGTGCTTCAAATATCTTAAGTAGTGATAAGGACAAGTACCTTCGAAATCCGTGCTCTACCGATGAGAAGTTTGTCGTGATAGAACTTTCCGAAGAAACCTTGGTGGATACTATTGAACTAGCAAATTTCGAGCATCATTCCTCCAATCTAAAAGATTTCGAGCTACAAGGCTGTGCTGTTTATCCTACAGATTCATGGGCTGAGCTTGGAAGTTTTACTGCTGCAAATGTGAAGCTTGCTCAAAGATTCGTTCTTCCGGACCCAAAATGGGTGAGATATCTTAAGCTAAATCTTCTTACTCATCATGGTTCAGAGTTCTACTGCACACTCAGTGTTCTTGAGGTGTATGGAGTTGATGCTGTTGAGAAAATGCTCGAAGACCTCATTTCAGTTCAAGATAAGCTATTAGTATCTG
This genomic interval carries:
- the LOC140968831 gene encoding 4-hydroxy-tetrahydrodipicolinate reductase 2, chloroplastic-like, encoding MAFLADTSLNITYAISQLSNLPLPSSFSRLESSVGIRSGHSRKLFVTMSGASVQSVALSHSAVSKNVGIPVMVNGCTGKMGRAVLEAAISAGLDPVPVALGGPDDAGKIVDAGGKQIEVHGHTDREKILASTFDDYPNLIVVDYTVPTAVNENAALYCKVGVPFVIGTTGGDRELLYKTVEDSKVYAVISPQMGKQVVAFLAAIKIMAEQFPGAFSGYKLEVMESHQASKLDISGTAKDVISCFQKLGVSYELDQVLQIRDPKLQTEMVGVPEEHLSGHAFHMYHLSSPDGTVSFEFQHNVCGRSIYAEGTVDAILFLAKKVKSNSDKRIFNMIDVLREGNMR
- the LOC140968762 gene encoding uncharacterized protein isoform X2 produces the protein MASNSSSSIYIGNIDDRVGERVLYDILIQAGRVVELHIPRDKETGKPKGFAFAEYESEEIAEYAVKLFSGLVTLYKKTLKFGISGQDKPSVSLQIPTSPTVNSPFKPRPHPLPGNHGEFSPQSMGLPTSRHFPEHRSNHGRVPFDVSERHPHPTVYNDGIDYSRSHRFHLSTLDNVSRSRSRRHDLRDY
- the LOC140968762 gene encoding uncharacterized protein isoform X1, whose product is MDIFACPGNIDDRVGERVLYDILIQAGRVVELHIPRDKETGKPKGFAFAEYESEEIAEYAVKLFSGLVTLYKKTLKFGISGQDKPSVSLQIPTSPTVNSPFKPRPHPLPGNHGEFSPQSMGLPTSRHFPEHRSNHGRVPFDVSERHPHPTVYNDGIDYSRSHRFHLSTLDNVSRSRSRRHDLRDY
- the LOC140968745 gene encoding SUN domain-containing protein 4-like, whose translation is MQRSRRALLQRRALEKAIYGRNQLYKVSLSFVIVLWGLVFLLNIWIGHGDGRKDEYLELSFDTRTRNEDKEACDGDSNSVLHENRHHSEGTESEVCFVKSSVSDTETVFSNVEKQDTLESISPESESALNLNLPSYSEKEKHKNDRSLHTATIGLDEFRNKALSSRSRYLSDESGSIMHRVEPGGTEYNYALASKGAKVLSYNKEAKGASNILSSDKDKYLRNPCSTDEKFVVIELSEETLVDTIELANFEHHSSNLKDFELQGCAVYPTDSWAELGSFTAANVKLAQRFVLPDPKWVRYLKLNLLTHHGSEFYCTLSVLEVYGVDAVEKMLEDLISVQDKLLVSEETSSEQKPVSSMQNPREDLIDKPEASIGTTDVKVGSVPDLVEEIKGQQVNRMHGDSVLKILMKKVRSLDLNVAVLERYSEELNSRYSEIFKQFDKEIGDKGLLLDNILLDTQGFSKSKDDMIKEIGDILSWKALVSMQLDIIIKENSRLSLEVERVGRNQLHLENKGIIVFVVCLCFGFVALMRLMIEMIWPPRQLNVEKSGELWCGRSSSPSPSPWFCLLLSTTLTMIILSL